In one Streptomyces sp. NBC_01241 genomic region, the following are encoded:
- a CDS encoding NAD(P)H-quinone dehydrogenase, with protein MTRIVIIGGGPGGYEAALVGAQLGAEVTVVDCDGLGGASVLTDCVPSKTLIATAEVMTTFDSSYEELGIIVADDTPHMEQAARVVGVDLGKVNRRVKRLALAQSHDITASVTRAGARVMRGRGRLVGLQAADGSRTVVVTAADGTQETLTADAVLIATGGHPREIPDALPDGERILNWTQVYDLDELPEELIVVGSGVTGAEFAGAYQALGSRVTLVSSRDRVLPGEDPDAAAVLEDVFRRRGMNVMARSRALAAKVVPGTTEGPSSPKAGKEGRVGDRVEVTLADGRVISGSHCLMAVGAIPNSAGMGLEEAGVRLKESGHIWTDKVSRTTAPGVYAAGDVTGIFALASVAAMQGRIAMYHFLGDAVAPLNLKTVSSNVFTDPEIATVGYTQADVDGGKIDARVVKLPLLRNPRAKMQGIRDGFVKLFCRPGTGIVVGGCVVAPRASELIHPISIAVDNNLTVEQIANAFTVYPSLSGSIAEVARQLHTRKNAGEA; from the coding sequence GTGACCCGGATCGTGATCATCGGCGGCGGACCCGGCGGGTACGAGGCGGCATTGGTGGGCGCCCAGCTGGGCGCGGAGGTGACCGTTGTCGACTGCGACGGCCTCGGCGGCGCGTCCGTGCTCACCGACTGTGTGCCCTCGAAGACCCTGATCGCGACGGCAGAGGTGATGACCACCTTCGACTCTTCGTACGAGGAGTTGGGCATCATCGTCGCCGACGACACGCCGCACATGGAGCAGGCGGCCCGGGTCGTCGGCGTGGACCTCGGCAAGGTCAACCGACGGGTGAAGCGTCTGGCGCTCGCCCAGTCCCACGACATCACCGCGTCCGTCACCCGGGCCGGCGCCCGGGTGATGCGCGGCCGCGGCCGCCTCGTCGGCCTCCAGGCCGCCGACGGCTCCCGCACGGTCGTCGTGACCGCCGCCGACGGTACGCAGGAGACGCTCACCGCCGACGCCGTACTGATCGCGACCGGCGGCCACCCCCGGGAGATCCCGGACGCGCTCCCCGACGGCGAGCGCATCCTGAACTGGACCCAGGTCTACGACCTCGACGAGCTCCCCGAGGAGCTCATCGTGGTCGGCTCCGGTGTGACGGGTGCCGAGTTCGCGGGCGCCTACCAGGCGCTCGGCTCGCGCGTCACCCTCGTCTCGTCCCGCGACCGGGTGCTGCCGGGCGAGGACCCGGACGCCGCCGCCGTCCTGGAGGACGTCTTCCGCCGCCGCGGCATGAACGTCATGGCCCGCTCCCGCGCGTTGGCTGCGAAAGTTGTGCCGGGAACCACTGAGGGACCCTCCTCGCCGAAGGCGGGCAAGGAGGGACGCGTCGGCGACCGGGTCGAGGTCACGCTCGCCGACGGCCGGGTCATCTCCGGTTCGCACTGCCTGATGGCGGTCGGCGCGATCCCGAACAGCGCCGGCATGGGGCTGGAGGAGGCCGGGGTCCGGCTCAAGGAGTCCGGCCACATCTGGACCGACAAGGTCTCCCGCACCACCGCCCCCGGCGTGTACGCGGCCGGTGACGTCACCGGGATCTTCGCCCTCGCCTCGGTAGCCGCCATGCAGGGCCGGATCGCGATGTACCACTTCCTCGGGGACGCGGTGGCCCCGCTGAACCTGAAGACGGTCTCCTCGAACGTCTTCACCGACCCCGAGATCGCCACCGTCGGCTACACCCAGGCCGACGTCGACGGCGGCAAGATCGACGCCAGGGTGGTCAAGCTGCCGCTGCTGCGCAACCCGCGCGCCAAGATGCAGGGCATCCGCGACGGCTTCGTCAAGCTCTTCTGCCGGCCCGGCACCGGCATCGTGGTCGGCGGCTGTGTCGTCGCGCCGCGGGCGAGCGAGCTCATCCACCCGATCTCGATCGCGGTCGACAACAACCTGACGGTCGAGCAGATCGCGAACGCCTTCACGGTGTACCCGTCCCTGTCGGGTTCGATCGCGGAAGTGGCCCGTCAGTTGCACACGCGGAAGAACGCGGGCGAGGCGTAG
- a CDS encoding TetR/AcrR family transcriptional regulator — MSMSTAQTPARPMRADARRNYVRLLGEARTAFAEHGTDASLEDIARRAGVGIGTLYRHFPNRHALMSAVFQEALTSLIDRSRELAGAEQPCAGLVEWLGAIITHAGEYRGLAQALMSTSRDATSALSRCNVPLREAGSVLLARAQASGAVRADVSIDDLMQLTNAIALAAEQSPDDPELAGRLLMLTLQGLKGPNAERD, encoded by the coding sequence ATGTCGATGAGCACGGCACAGACGCCGGCCCGGCCCATGCGCGCCGATGCGCGCCGCAATTACGTCCGGCTGCTGGGCGAGGCCCGTACCGCGTTCGCGGAACACGGCACGGACGCGTCCCTGGAGGACATCGCGCGACGCGCGGGCGTGGGGATCGGCACGCTGTACCGGCACTTCCCGAACCGGCACGCGCTGATGAGCGCCGTCTTCCAGGAGGCCCTGACGTCCCTGATCGACCGTTCCCGTGAGCTCGCCGGGGCGGAGCAGCCGTGTGCCGGGCTGGTGGAGTGGCTGGGCGCGATCATCACTCATGCGGGTGAGTACCGCGGGCTCGCCCAGGCACTCATGTCGACGTCACGGGACGCGACTTCGGCGCTGTCGCGGTGCAATGTGCCGCTGCGCGAGGCGGGTTCGGTGCTGCTGGCGCGGGCGCAGGCGAGCGGGGCCGTGCGGGCGGATGTGTCCATCGACGACCTGATGCAGCTGACGAACGCGATCGCACTGGCCGCCGAACAGTCGCCGGACGACCCGGAGTTGGCGGGGCGGCTGCTGATGCTGACCTTGCAGGGACTGAAGGGGCCGAACGCGGAGAGGGATTGA
- a CDS encoding DeoR/GlpR family DNA-binding transcription regulator produces the protein MFAAERRQLILEMVRANGAVSLRELARVVQTSEVTVRRDVRALEAEGLLDRRHGGAVLPGGFTRESGFPQKSHLATAEKTAIADLAAGLVEEGEAIVVGAGTTTQELARRLARVPGLTVVTNSLLVAQALAHANRVEVVMTGGTLRGSNYALVGSGAEQSLQGLRVSRAFLSGSGLTAERGLSTSNMLSASVDRALVQAAAEVVVLADHTKLGSDTMFQTVPTDLITRLVTDEPPGHDDRAAAELQALADQGVQIAVAGAGSGPAPAEALPPGRQPRRDMPLPGQRRTRGGPGGPGPQQLRSAAVLAEPGQGPGDRARVADMRRR, from the coding sequence GTGTTCGCTGCAGAACGTCGTCAATTGATCCTCGAAATGGTGCGCGCCAACGGGGCGGTATCGCTCCGTGAGCTCGCCCGCGTCGTCCAGACCTCCGAAGTGACCGTACGGCGGGACGTGCGGGCGCTGGAGGCAGAAGGACTCCTAGACCGCCGGCACGGCGGTGCGGTTTTGCCGGGCGGTTTTACGCGGGAGTCCGGCTTTCCGCAGAAATCTCATCTCGCCACCGCGGAGAAGACGGCCATCGCCGACCTGGCCGCGGGTCTCGTCGAAGAGGGCGAGGCCATCGTCGTCGGTGCCGGTACGACCACGCAGGAGCTGGCCCGCCGGCTTGCGCGGGTCCCCGGTCTGACCGTCGTCACCAACTCACTGCTGGTCGCCCAGGCGTTGGCCCATGCCAACCGGGTGGAAGTGGTGATGACGGGCGGCACCTTGCGCGGCTCCAACTACGCGCTCGTGGGCAGCGGTGCCGAGCAGTCGCTCCAGGGGCTGCGGGTCTCGCGCGCGTTCCTCTCCGGGAGCGGGCTCACCGCGGAACGCGGCCTGTCCACGTCCAACATGCTCTCGGCGAGCGTGGACCGGGCCCTGGTGCAGGCGGCGGCGGAGGTGGTGGTCCTGGCGGACCACACCAAGCTGGGCTCCGACACCATGTTCCAGACGGTGCCGACGGATCTGATCACCCGCCTCGTGACGGACGAACCGCCCGGCCACGACGACCGCGCCGCCGCCGAACTCCAGGCCCTGGCGGACCAGGGCGTGCAGATCGCGGTGGCCGGCGCGGGCAGCGGCCCCGCCCCGGCGGAAGCCCTCCCACCGGGCCGTCAGCCCCGCCGCGACATGCCGCTCCCCGGCCAGCGCCGTACCCGCGGTGGCCCCGGAGGGCCGGGGCCGCAGCAACTGCGGAGCGCGGCAGTGCTGGCGGAACCGGGGCAGGGGCCGGGGGACCGGGCGAGGGTGGCGGATATGCGGCGCCGGTAG